The proteins below come from a single Afipia felis ATCC 53690 genomic window:
- a CDS encoding extracellular solute-binding protein has translation MKRLHTLAALAILGILSMMPASAQDKSIVVASTTSTQDSGLFGHLLPAFKQKTGIDVKVIAQGTGQALDTGRRGDADVVFVHAKSAEEKFLAEGQSTKRYPVMYNDFVLIGPKSDPAGIKGTKDIVAALKTIKEKGAPFISRGDRSGTHIAELKLWTTAGIDIAKDKGPWYKDIGQGMGAALNTASAANAYVISDRGTWLSFKNRGDLVIAVEGDKRLFNQYGVMLVNPAKHPNVKAELGQQFIDWLVSPEGQKNIADYKINGEQLFYPNANDPNA, from the coding sequence ATGAAACGACTGCATACGCTCGCGGCACTGGCCATTCTCGGCATTCTGTCGATGATGCCGGCTTCAGCGCAAGACAAGTCGATCGTCGTTGCCTCGACAACCTCGACGCAGGATTCCGGCCTGTTCGGGCACCTGCTGCCGGCGTTCAAACAAAAGACCGGCATCGACGTCAAAGTCATCGCGCAGGGCACTGGACAGGCGCTCGACACCGGTCGGCGCGGCGATGCCGATGTCGTCTTCGTGCACGCCAAATCAGCGGAAGAAAAATTCCTCGCCGAGGGACAAAGCACCAAGCGCTATCCGGTGATGTATAACGACTTCGTGCTGATCGGACCCAAGAGCGATCCCGCCGGCATCAAGGGCACCAAGGACATCGTCGCCGCACTGAAGACGATCAAGGAAAAAGGCGCGCCATTCATCTCGCGCGGCGACCGCTCCGGCACGCATATCGCCGAGCTGAAGCTCTGGACCACCGCGGGCATCGACATCGCGAAGGACAAAGGCCCCTGGTACAAGGACATCGGTCAAGGCATGGGCGCGGCGCTCAACACCGCGTCGGCTGCGAATGCTTACGTGATTTCCGATCGCGGCACTTGGCTGTCGTTCAAGAACCGTGGCGATCTCGTCATCGCGGTCGAAGGCGACAAGCGGCTATTCAACCAATACGGCGTGATGCTGGTCAATCCGGCGAAGCATCCGAACGTCAAGGCCGAGCTCGGACAGCAGTTCATCGACTGGCTGGTCTCGCCGGAAGGCCAGAAAAATATTGCGGACTATAAGATCAACGGCGAGCAGCTGTTCTATCCAAACGCTAACGATCCAAACGCCTGA
- a CDS encoding IclR family transcriptional regulator, translating into MNEERAEVRGIMPARPPIGRDKGGIQALDRAFLILDIIADAGGEAKLTDIAATAGLNVSTCHHLISTLYNWGYVARGIGSRTYTLGSRILHLSAACLRQVDLPRRAQLYVDRLNDETREAVQLAVMQGTDLMNVLRRDSRYAVRVDAGMGGKTNAAHATATGKAILAWLPPTEVDRIIATHGLTAFTPNTITSVESLKEELRLTRRNGFAVDREEFQPGVICIGAAVRDHAGAVVGSISVSSPIFRATPDYLDQIRTHLIAVTDELSMELGAPGAILHGGAKTAAE; encoded by the coding sequence ATGAACGAGGAGCGAGCCGAGGTCCGCGGGATTATGCCCGCCCGTCCGCCCATCGGGCGGGACAAGGGCGGCATCCAGGCACTGGACCGTGCATTCTTGATTTTGGACATCATCGCGGATGCCGGTGGCGAGGCGAAGCTCACCGATATCGCCGCGACCGCGGGTCTGAACGTCTCGACCTGCCATCATCTGATTTCGACGCTTTATAACTGGGGCTACGTCGCCCGCGGGATCGGAAGCCGGACCTACACGCTGGGCTCGCGCATCCTGCATCTCAGCGCCGCCTGCCTGCGTCAGGTCGATCTGCCACGCCGCGCGCAGCTTTACGTCGACCGTCTCAACGACGAGACGCGCGAAGCGGTGCAACTCGCGGTGATGCAGGGCACCGATCTCATGAACGTGCTGCGCCGCGATTCCCGCTATGCGGTGCGCGTCGATGCCGGCATGGGCGGAAAGACCAACGCCGCGCATGCGACGGCAACCGGCAAGGCCATTCTTGCGTGGCTGCCGCCGACCGAAGTCGATCGCATCATTGCGACCCACGGGCTGACCGCGTTCACCCCGAACACGATCACCAGTGTCGAGAGCCTCAAGGAAGAGCTGCGGCTGACGCGTCGCAACGGCTTTGCCGTCGATCGCGAGGAATTCCAGCCGGGCGTCATCTGCATCGGCGCTGCAGTTCGCGATCATGCCGGCGCGGTGGTGGGATCGATCAGCGTGTCGTCGCCGATCTTTCGCGCGACGCCGGACTATCTCGACCAGATCCGGACCCATCTCATTGCGGTAACGGATGAACTGTCGATGGAGC
- the fdhF gene encoding formate dehydrogenase subunit alpha → MSKVQFELDGKMVEAAPGESIWQVAKREGTEIPHLCYSPEPDYRADGNCRACMVEIEGERVLAASCKRTPTVGMKVKSASERAKSARKMVMELLVADQPARETSHDPDSKFWNWADKVEVSESRFPAAERWSGDHSHPAMSVNLDSCIQCGLCVRACREVQVNDVIGMAYRNHDSKIVFDFDDPMGESTCVACGECVQACPTGALMPSSLLDEQQITRTVYADKKVDSLCPFCGVGCQVTYQVKDEKIVYAEGRDGPANHNRLCVKGRFGYDYIHHPHRITKPLIRLPNAKKDAMDQVDPANPFTHFREATWEEALDVAAKGLVKIRDEKGVKALAGFGSAKGSNEEAYLFQKLVRTGFGSNNVDHCTRLCHASSVAALMEGVNSGAVSAPFSAALDAEVVIIIGANPTVNHPVAATFFKNAAKKGTKLIVMDPRKQVLSRHAYKHLQFKPGSDVAMLNGILHTIINEDLTDKQYIAGYTEGFEELKVKIQEFPPEKMEKICGIPAETLKEVARLYAKAKSSIIFWGMGISQHIHGTDNSRCLIALALITGQIGRPGTGLHPLRGQNNVQGASDAGLIPMLLPDYQPVGRADLRGAFEKLWDQDLDPKPGLTVVEIMNAIHAGTITGMYIEGENPAMSDPDLQHAREALAKLEHLVVQDLFVTETAFHADVILPASAFAEKVGTFTNTDRRVQLARQVVKPPGDARQDLWIIQEIANRMGCGWTYSGPADVFNEMAQLMPSLNNITWERLEREGAVTYPVDDPHKPGNEIIFTTGFPTASGRAKIVPAHVTPPDEVPDADYPMVLSTGRVLEHWHTGSMTRRADVLDSIEPEATAFMSPKDMRRLKIWPGDFIRLETRRGAIEVKVRSDRDVPENMVFMPFCYAEAAANLLTNPALDPYGKIPEFKFCAARVEKIDIRTAAE, encoded by the coding sequence ATGAGCAAGGTTCAGTTTGAACTCGACGGCAAGATGGTTGAAGCCGCGCCGGGTGAATCGATCTGGCAGGTGGCGAAGCGCGAAGGGACCGAGATTCCGCATCTGTGCTATTCGCCGGAGCCGGACTACCGTGCCGACGGCAACTGCCGCGCGTGTATGGTCGAGATCGAAGGCGAGCGCGTGCTCGCGGCGTCCTGCAAGCGGACGCCGACGGTTGGCATGAAGGTGAAATCTGCCAGCGAGCGCGCAAAGTCCGCGCGCAAGATGGTGATGGAGCTTCTCGTCGCCGACCAGCCGGCGCGCGAAACTTCGCACGATCCGGACTCCAAGTTCTGGAACTGGGCCGACAAGGTTGAAGTGTCCGAAAGCCGCTTTCCGGCTGCCGAACGCTGGAGCGGCGACCACAGCCATCCGGCGATGAGCGTCAATCTCGATTCCTGCATCCAGTGCGGCCTGTGCGTTCGCGCCTGCCGCGAAGTTCAGGTCAACGACGTCATTGGCATGGCGTATCGCAACCATGACTCCAAGATCGTGTTCGACTTCGACGATCCGATGGGCGAATCCACCTGCGTTGCGTGTGGCGAATGCGTGCAGGCGTGCCCGACCGGCGCGCTGATGCCGTCGTCGTTGCTTGACGAGCAGCAGATCACCCGCACTGTCTATGCCGACAAGAAAGTTGACTCGCTCTGCCCGTTCTGTGGCGTCGGCTGTCAGGTCACCTATCAGGTCAAGGACGAGAAGATCGTCTACGCCGAAGGTCGTGACGGTCCTGCCAACCATAACCGTCTCTGCGTCAAGGGACGTTTTGGTTATGACTACATCCATCATCCGCATCGCATCACCAAGCCGCTGATCCGGCTGCCTAACGCGAAGAAGGATGCGATGGATCAGGTCGATCCGGCCAATCCGTTCACGCATTTCCGCGAAGCCACGTGGGAGGAGGCGCTGGACGTCGCCGCCAAGGGCCTCGTGAAGATTCGTGATGAGAAGGGCGTCAAGGCGCTCGCCGGTTTCGGCTCTGCCAAGGGATCGAACGAGGAGGCCTATCTGTTCCAGAAGCTGGTGCGCACCGGTTTCGGCTCCAACAACGTCGACCACTGCACGCGCTTGTGCCATGCGTCGTCTGTCGCCGCGCTGATGGAAGGCGTCAACTCCGGCGCAGTGTCGGCGCCGTTCTCGGCAGCGCTCGATGCAGAGGTGGTGATCATCATCGGTGCGAATCCGACAGTGAACCACCCGGTCGCCGCAACCTTCTTCAAGAATGCGGCGAAGAAGGGCACCAAGCTCATCGTCATGGATCCACGCAAGCAGGTGCTGTCGCGGCATGCCTACAAGCACTTGCAGTTCAAGCCGGGCTCTGACGTCGCCATGCTGAACGGCATTCTGCACACCATCATCAACGAAGACCTGACCGACAAGCAGTACATCGCCGGCTACACCGAAGGCTTCGAGGAGCTGAAGGTGAAGATTCAGGAATTCCCGCCGGAGAAGATGGAAAAGATCTGCGGCATTCCGGCCGAGACTTTGAAGGAAGTCGCCCGGCTCTACGCCAAGGCGAAGTCCTCCATCATCTTCTGGGGCATGGGCATCAGCCAGCACATCCACGGCACCGATAATTCGCGCTGCCTGATCGCGCTCGCGCTCATCACCGGCCAGATCGGCCGTCCGGGCACGGGACTTCATCCGCTGCGCGGTCAGAACAACGTGCAGGGTGCTTCCGACGCGGGCCTCATTCCGATGCTGCTGCCGGATTACCAGCCGGTCGGCCGTGCTGACCTGCGTGGTGCGTTCGAAAAGCTCTGGGATCAGGATCTCGATCCCAAGCCGGGTCTCACCGTCGTCGAGATCATGAATGCGATCCACGCCGGCACCATCACCGGCATGTACATCGAGGGCGAAAACCCGGCGATGTCGGATCCCGATCTGCAGCATGCCCGCGAAGCGCTCGCCAAGCTTGAGCATCTCGTGGTGCAGGATCTGTTCGTTACCGAAACGGCCTTCCACGCCGATGTCATTCTTCCGGCTTCGGCTTTCGCAGAGAAGGTGGGCACCTTCACCAATACCGACCGCCGCGTTCAGCTCGCGCGTCAGGTGGTGAAGCCGCCGGGCGATGCACGCCAGGATCTGTGGATCATCCAGGAGATCGCCAACCGCATGGGTTGCGGCTGGACTTACTCGGGACCTGCCGACGTATTCAACGAAATGGCACAGCTCATGCCGTCGCTGAACAACATCACCTGGGAGCGTCTGGAGCGTGAAGGCGCGGTCACCTATCCGGTGGACGATCCACACAAGCCCGGCAACGAGATCATCTTCACCACCGGCTTCCCGACGGCGAGCGGCCGCGCCAAGATCGTGCCCGCACACGTTACGCCGCCGGACGAAGTACCGGATGCGGATTACCCGATGGTGTTGTCGACCGGGCGCGTGCTCGAACACTGGCACACGGGCTCGATGACTCGCCGTGCCGATGTGCTCGATAGCATCGAGCCGGAAGCCACGGCCTTTATGTCGCCGAAGGACATGCGTCGCCTCAAGATCTGGCCGGGCGATTTCATCCGGCTGGAGACGCGCCGTGGCGCGATCGAGGTCAAGGTGCGTTCCGACCGCGATGTGCCGGAGAACATGGTGTTCATGCCGTTCTGTTACGCGGAAGCGGCGGCGAACCTGCTCACCAACCCGGCGCTCGATCCGTATGGCAAGATTCCGGAGTTCAAGTTCTGCGCCGCGCGCGTGGAAAAGATCGATATCCGGACCGCCGCGGAGTAA
- a CDS encoding ABC transporter permease, giving the protein MSNLVAAFELVRSFDASLFQIIGLSLFVSLSAVAWAALIGVPLGALIALNAFPGRTFIIVVINALMGLPPVVAGLVIYLTLSRSGPLGSWGLLFTPSAMIIAQTLLVTPIIAALTRQTIEDAWVEYRDELTAMNIGVFARAITLIWDCRFSLMTALLAGFGRAAAEVGAIIIVGGNIDGFTRTMTTTIALETSKGDLPRAIALGGVLVGIIIVINALAWSTQRLGARFSEA; this is encoded by the coding sequence ATGTCCAATCTCGTTGCCGCCTTTGAGCTTGTCCGCTCGTTCGATGCCAGCCTGTTCCAGATCATCGGGCTGTCGCTGTTCGTGAGCCTGTCGGCTGTCGCATGGGCCGCGTTGATCGGTGTGCCGCTCGGAGCTCTCATCGCTCTTAACGCCTTTCCCGGCCGCACGTTCATTATCGTCGTCATCAATGCGCTGATGGGCTTGCCGCCGGTGGTAGCCGGTCTCGTCATTTATCTCACCTTGTCACGCTCGGGCCCGCTCGGATCGTGGGGACTGCTGTTCACGCCGTCGGCTATGATCATCGCGCAGACGCTGCTGGTCACGCCGATCATTGCGGCGCTGACGCGGCAGACCATCGAAGACGCATGGGTCGAGTACCGTGACGAATTGACCGCGATGAACATCGGTGTCTTCGCCCGCGCCATAACCCTGATCTGGGATTGCCGGTTCAGCCTGATGACGGCGCTGCTCGCTGGGTTTGGCCGCGCCGCTGCCGAAGTCGGTGCCATCATCATCGTCGGCGGCAACATCGACGGCTTCACCCGGACGATGACCACGACCATCGCGCTCGAAACCTCGAAAGGCGACCTTCCGCGCGCCATCGCACTCGGCGGCGTGCTGGTCGGCATCATTATCGTGATCAACGCGCTTGCGTGGAGCACGCAACGGCTCGGCGCACGCTTCTCGGAGGCATGA
- a CDS encoding energy-coupling factor ABC transporter ATP-binding protein: MLAMTSDLPIALEHVSIVAGGISILTDVTLRFSSGAPTVLIGPNGSGKTTLLRVAMGLLQPSSGSVTWGGQERVAPQRRAIVFQRPAMLRRTAAANIEYALASVNIERDLWKQRTEELLAMVGLSGLGERPARKLSGGEQQRLALARALARSPEVLFLDEPTAALDPYSTKAIEDVLATISAKNIKIVMSTHDLGEARRLAGDIVFLNHGRIVETGSATNFFTAPITGDGQRFIAGELLI, translated from the coding sequence ATGCTCGCCATGACGTCCGATCTTCCCATAGCGCTGGAACATGTGAGCATCGTGGCGGGTGGGATCTCGATCCTCACGGATGTTACGCTAAGATTCTCCTCCGGCGCGCCGACGGTACTGATCGGCCCGAACGGGTCCGGCAAAACCACGCTACTGCGCGTCGCGATGGGGCTTCTGCAACCTTCCAGTGGAAGCGTGACCTGGGGCGGCCAGGAACGGGTCGCGCCACAGCGCCGCGCGATTGTATTTCAACGTCCGGCCATGCTGCGGCGAACCGCTGCCGCCAACATCGAATATGCGCTGGCGAGCGTGAACATCGAACGCGATCTCTGGAAGCAGCGCACGGAGGAGCTTCTGGCGATGGTCGGACTGTCCGGGTTAGGCGAGCGGCCCGCGCGCAAACTCTCAGGCGGCGAACAGCAGCGGCTTGCTCTCGCCCGCGCGCTCGCCCGCAGTCCGGAAGTGCTGTTTCTCGACGAACCAACGGCGGCACTCGATCCCTATTCCACCAAGGCTATCGAGGATGTTCTTGCAACGATCTCGGCGAAGAACATCAAGATCGTGATGTCGACACATGATCTCGGCGAGGCACGCCGCCTGGCGGGCGACATCGTGTTTCTCAATCATGGCCGCATCGTCGAAACGGGATCAGCCACGAACTTCTTCACTGCTCCGATAACCGGCGATGGACAGCGTTTTATCGCCGGCGAACTTCTGATCTAG
- a CDS encoding NADH-ubiquinone oxidoreductase-F iron-sulfur binding region domain-containing protein has protein sequence MPGGTVVNLKTKSSRRPKVVTIYHNPASGISRQVLALLLASGETPTVVEYFKTPPSPARLKYLARKMGVPVRRLFRKSVRFADFNLSNPKWTDDALLDFMSRAPELLVYPIVETPKGVRVCRPPDSVLSLLDRPVDLAAWSDILAADFTAEELNSSLHMVSQQRYDLMKDRGILMSHDQGSQKVIPFEHPGEGKRRAKATPKGRQIDPKASEEIEFLLEGKSRRRDMLIEYLHLIQDKWGQISAAHLAALADEMKLAFAEVFEVATFYAHFDVVKEGAPDIAPVTIRVCDSLTCAMLGAEALLKELQNKAGPGVRVVRAPCVGRCDTAPAAEVGHNFIDNATVDNVLAAVKQHDMHVHVPDYVDYDSYVAQGGYALLNALRSGKTSKEDILKALEGASLRGLGGAGFPTGRKWRAVLGEPGPRLMAINGDEGEPGTFKDRFYLETDPHRFIEGMLIGAHVVEAAEVYIYLRDEYPACREILAREIARLPAGGPALHLRRGAGAYICGEESALLESIEGKRGMPRHKPPYPFQVGLFGLPTLINNVETLWWVRDIVEKGGDWWQAQGRNDRHGLRSYSVSGRVKNPGVKLAPAGVTIKELIEEFCDGMADGHKFRAYLPGGASGGILPASMDDIPLDFGTLEKYGCFIGSAAVVVLSDKDDVKDAALNLMKFFEDESCGQCTPCRVGTQKAAVLMESRAWNRDLLNELSQTMRDASICGLGQAASNPLTSVIKYFPEEFAPQEAAE, from the coding sequence ATGCCCGGCGGCACCGTTGTTAATTTAAAAACAAAAAGCAGTCGGCGGCCGAAGGTTGTGACCATCTATCACAATCCGGCATCCGGCATCTCGCGGCAGGTCCTGGCGTTGCTTCTCGCGAGCGGAGAAACGCCAACCGTCGTTGAGTATTTCAAGACGCCGCCTAGTCCCGCTCGCCTGAAATATCTGGCGCGCAAGATGGGCGTGCCGGTGCGACGGTTGTTCCGCAAATCCGTGCGGTTTGCGGATTTCAACCTGAGCAACCCGAAATGGACCGATGATGCGCTGCTCGACTTTATGTCCCGCGCGCCGGAGTTGCTGGTTTATCCGATCGTCGAAACGCCGAAAGGCGTCCGGGTATGCCGTCCACCGGACAGCGTGTTGTCTCTTTTGGACAGGCCGGTCGATCTAGCCGCTTGGAGCGACATTCTGGCGGCCGATTTTACGGCCGAGGAACTCAACAGTTCCTTGCATATGGTATCCCAGCAGCGGTATGACTTGATGAAAGATAGAGGCATTCTAATGAGTCACGACCAAGGATCCCAAAAAGTCATTCCTTTCGAGCATCCTGGCGAGGGTAAGCGGCGCGCGAAAGCCACGCCGAAAGGCCGCCAGATCGATCCCAAGGCAAGTGAGGAAATCGAGTTTCTGCTTGAAGGCAAGTCGCGCCGTCGCGACATGCTGATCGAGTATCTCCATCTCATTCAGGATAAATGGGGCCAGATTTCCGCGGCCCATCTCGCTGCGCTGGCCGACGAGATGAAGCTCGCATTCGCGGAAGTGTTCGAGGTTGCAACCTTCTACGCGCATTTCGATGTGGTGAAGGAAGGCGCGCCTGATATCGCGCCCGTCACCATCCGTGTTTGCGACTCGCTGACCTGCGCGATGCTTGGCGCCGAAGCGCTGCTGAAGGAATTGCAGAACAAGGCAGGTCCGGGTGTGCGCGTCGTTCGTGCGCCGTGCGTCGGCCGTTGCGATACGGCTCCGGCTGCGGAAGTCGGGCACAACTTCATCGACAACGCGACGGTCGATAACGTGCTGGCTGCAGTCAAGCAGCACGACATGCATGTTCATGTGCCTGATTATGTCGACTACGATTCGTACGTGGCGCAGGGCGGTTACGCGCTGCTGAACGCGCTGCGTTCGGGCAAGACTTCCAAGGAAGACATCCTCAAGGCGCTCGAAGGCGCGTCGTTGCGTGGTCTCGGTGGTGCGGGCTTCCCGACGGGACGCAAATGGCGCGCCGTGCTCGGCGAGCCCGGTCCGCGCCTGATGGCGATCAACGGCGACGAGGGCGAGCCCGGCACGTTCAAAGATCGTTTCTATCTCGAAACTGATCCGCATCGCTTCATCGAAGGCATGCTGATCGGTGCGCATGTCGTCGAGGCGGCCGAGGTCTATATCTATCTGCGCGACGAATATCCGGCGTGCCGCGAAATTTTGGCGCGCGAAATCGCCAGGCTTCCGGCAGGCGGCCCGGCGCTGCATCTGCGTCGTGGCGCCGGTGCCTATATCTGCGGCGAGGAATCCGCGCTGCTGGAAAGCATCGAGGGCAAGCGTGGCATGCCGCGTCACAAGCCGCCGTATCCGTTCCAGGTCGGCTTGTTCGGATTGCCGACGCTTATCAACAATGTCGAGACGTTGTGGTGGGTGCGCGACATCGTCGAAAAGGGTGGCGACTGGTGGCAGGCGCAGGGTCGCAATGACCGCCACGGATTGCGCAGCTATTCGGTGTCCGGCCGCGTGAAGAATCCGGGCGTGAAGCTCGCGCCCGCCGGCGTCACCATCAAGGAACTGATCGAAGAGTTCTGCGATGGCATGGCCGATGGCCATAAATTCCGTGCCTATCTGCCGGGCGGCGCATCGGGCGGCATCTTGCCGGCCTCGATGGACGACATCCCGCTCGATTTCGGTACGCTGGAAAAATACGGCTGCTTCATCGGCTCCGCCGCCGTCGTCGTGTTGTCCGACAAGGATGACGTGAAGGACGCCGCGCTGAACCTGATGAAGTTCTTCGAGGATGAAAGCTGCGGCCAGTGCACGCCGTGCCGCGTCGGAACCCAGAAGGCAGCGGTTCTGATGGAATCCCGCGCGTGGAACCGCGACCTGCTCAACGAACTGAGTCAGACCATGCGCGATGCATCGATCTGCGGATTGGGGCAGGCGGCCTCGAATCCACTGACCTCGGTGATTAAATATTTCCCTGAAGAGTTCGCGCCGCAGGAGGCTGCAGAATGA
- a CDS encoding sulfite exporter TauE/SafE family protein, whose amino-acid sequence MPQLPLAELIELAVALIAVGALAGFLAGLFGVGGGAILVPVLYELFRIMDVPLEARMPLCVGTSLAIIMPTAVRSYLAHRNHGSVDMNILRKWAIPVLIGVVLGSVIARYAPERVFKYVFVAVAWSAAFRLIVGRDSWRIGDDFPAGPLMRIYGLIIGILSTLMGIGGGLFSNLLMTLYGKPIHKSVATSSGLAVLISIPGTIGYIYAGWPAAAKFPASTILQFPLAIGYISLIGAIMVMPTSLLTAPFGVKAAHAMSKRTLEIAFGLYLLIMGSRFAIALVYK is encoded by the coding sequence ATGCCCCAACTGCCCCTCGCCGAACTCATTGAACTTGCAGTAGCTTTGATCGCGGTGGGGGCTCTGGCGGGATTTCTGGCCGGCCTGTTCGGCGTCGGCGGCGGCGCCATTCTCGTGCCGGTGCTCTACGAGCTGTTCCGAATCATGGATGTGCCGCTCGAAGCGCGAATGCCGCTCTGCGTCGGCACCTCACTCGCGATCATCATGCCGACCGCCGTCCGCTCCTATCTAGCGCACCGCAACCACGGCAGCGTCGATATGAATATTTTGCGAAAATGGGCGATCCCGGTCCTGATCGGCGTCGTTCTCGGATCGGTCATCGCCCGTTACGCACCCGAGCGGGTGTTCAAATATGTGTTCGTCGCCGTGGCCTGGTCGGCGGCCTTTCGCCTTATCGTCGGCCGTGACAGCTGGCGGATCGGTGACGATTTCCCGGCCGGCCCTCTGATGCGGATCTACGGACTCATCATCGGAATCCTCTCCACACTGATGGGAATCGGCGGCGGGCTGTTTTCGAATCTGCTGATGACGCTGTACGGCAAACCGATCCACAAATCGGTCGCGACATCGTCGGGGCTTGCGGTGCTAATCTCGATCCCCGGCACGATCGGCTACATCTATGCGGGCTGGCCAGCGGCCGCGAAATTTCCGGCCAGCACCATCCTGCAGTTTCCGCTCGCGATCGGGTACATCTCGCTGATTGGCGCCATCATGGTGATGCCGACGAGCCTGCTCACCGCGCCGTTCGGCGTGAAGGCCGCGCACGCGATGTCCAAACGAACGCTGGAAATCGCATTCGGCCTTTATCTTCTCATCATGGGCTCGCGCTTTGCGATCGCGCTTGTCTACAAGTGA